A portion of the Stigmatella aurantiaca DW4/3-1 genome contains these proteins:
- a CDS encoding general secretion pathway protein GspE, translating to MAEKLGALLVRKGLITQTQLDEGLKAQMIYGGRLGTNLVELEFLDIEKLGEVLSEQSRYPQATIQEFEAVTVATLATVPAALAEKHAVFPLHLEGRRLKVAMASPSDMEHVDALAFATGLRIVPCIVPELRLYIYLEKRYGIVRPERFIRLDPEARPAHPGRPPPSPPSAAPAVPQAAAPGGTPESNEMFGGLDAGEYLSEDTSESASAAPPAPVSSPPKGGTSQMEDPIEFPSDISIAPTKASPAAPSPGRPPSAEVDNAREALDFPDGQSLSLPKLRSKAQAAPPAPAPVSPPPATSGPPKALSVPTSFMLEPLDAPPGLSLDSPFKAEEALPAIPLPAPSLAPAAPPKAAGAAPSQASPAPLAAPASSPPPSLSLPASLQLSGGAGASAIPLPAPTPPAAPGGPAPVSGPPLSAGGPAPQRPSGGPLPPQAPVAAPRPVPVPPAAPPQQVGAPVPPGARQTLAPVPPGSSVPPAPSVPPARPIAPGGPAPAGSSAPPMGPPMGHPAPVAGSPLVPPGAPGETRPPVPAAVPPRPPQAPPVGGPPAVQGAAPGTAPRPPPSAPQPPSAGAPRPVTLPPAAAPAPAGAVPLPAPARTTLAGIPAVQAPAAGKPAMPGPIPGAAPPGAVPAGARPPVAPVRQEPPSRAAIPTVGAQPPVAAPPTPPAPPVAPVRQEPPSRAAIPTVGAQPPAVALAPPVTPVRQEPPSRAAIPTVGAQPPAVAPAPPVTPVRQEPPSRAAIPTVGAQPPAVALAPPVTPVRQEPPSRVAIPTVGAQPPAVSPARPAPPVPSVPSGPPGATAQVPHRPSISMPMESLSAPRPVPPAAPPAPASSPPGVAPVQQATPAVPPSGPRPVPSVSPVAAALPVIALPPPASAPEFLADAEGSAPQPLIELGSESIEEPVEPEASLEDAEIEEEEEEVSAEEEDTSSLPEIDLEAVSASEPSEEAPEEDETTASGVWSLDGTKAPAPPQAEVQAEALASPEEPPVEEKKRAPIDLGELPPESEEPLQLAATWEFVTQGAGAEVHAGHETTASWEERGVDLETPVAAAPEGAGSPQDEVALVPTWSFMPQWQPGTPAAPTPPSPPKPPAPVTALPVLAPELATPEPTTRRYGLTSQAVTTTAKYGTLPTSGPMPGFPEVETDPFEEFAASEAAKPSSEAGAASVPWDDEPEDDKG from the coding sequence ATGGCGGAAAAGCTCGGTGCCCTTCTGGTCCGAAAGGGCCTCATCACTCAGACCCAACTCGACGAGGGCCTCAAGGCTCAGATGATCTACGGCGGCCGGCTGGGGACGAACCTGGTCGAGCTGGAGTTTCTGGACATCGAGAAGCTGGGCGAGGTGCTCTCCGAACAGTCGCGCTATCCCCAGGCGACGATCCAGGAGTTCGAGGCCGTCACGGTGGCGACGCTCGCGACGGTGCCCGCGGCGCTGGCGGAGAAGCACGCGGTGTTTCCCCTGCACCTGGAGGGGCGCCGGTTGAAGGTGGCCATGGCGAGCCCCTCCGACATGGAGCACGTGGATGCGCTGGCGTTCGCCACGGGGCTGCGCATCGTGCCGTGCATCGTTCCGGAACTGCGCCTCTACATCTATCTGGAGAAGCGCTATGGCATCGTCCGGCCCGAGCGCTTCATCCGGTTGGATCCAGAGGCCCGGCCCGCCCACCCCGGGCGCCCGCCGCCGAGTCCTCCCAGCGCGGCGCCCGCAGTCCCCCAGGCCGCGGCCCCTGGCGGCACCCCCGAGTCCAACGAGATGTTCGGCGGCCTCGATGCCGGGGAGTACCTGAGCGAGGACACCTCCGAGAGCGCGTCGGCGGCGCCCCCCGCGCCTGTCTCCAGTCCGCCGAAGGGGGGAACCTCCCAGATGGAGGATCCGATCGAGTTCCCCTCGGATATTTCCATTGCCCCCACGAAGGCGAGCCCCGCGGCGCCGTCCCCAGGGCGGCCCCCGAGCGCCGAAGTGGACAATGCCCGGGAGGCGCTGGACTTTCCCGATGGGCAGAGCCTCTCCCTGCCGAAGCTCCGCTCCAAGGCTCAGGCGGCCCCTCCTGCCCCCGCCCCCGTCTCACCGCCCCCCGCCACTTCCGGGCCGCCGAAGGCCCTCTCGGTGCCCACGTCGTTCATGCTGGAGCCGCTCGATGCGCCTCCAGGGCTCTCGCTGGATAGCCCATTCAAGGCCGAGGAGGCCCTCCCGGCGATCCCGCTTCCCGCGCCCAGCCTCGCGCCCGCCGCGCCTCCGAAGGCGGCTGGGGCGGCACCTTCACAGGCCAGTCCCGCGCCCCTGGCCGCGCCCGCGAGCAGTCCTCCGCCTTCGCTCTCCCTGCCGGCCTCCCTTCAGCTCTCGGGTGGAGCGGGTGCCTCGGCCATTCCACTGCCCGCGCCGACGCCTCCCGCCGCGCCAGGGGGGCCTGCTCCGGTTTCCGGTCCTCCCTTGAGCGCGGGAGGCCCAGCGCCTCAGCGGCCTTCCGGGGGGCCCTTGCCCCCTCAGGCGCCCGTGGCCGCACCGAGGCCCGTTCCGGTGCCTCCGGCCGCTCCCCCACAGCAGGTGGGGGCGCCCGTGCCTCCCGGGGCGCGGCAGACGCTGGCCCCTGTCCCGCCCGGGTCTTCCGTGCCTCCCGCGCCCTCTGTGCCTCCCGCGCGGCCGATTGCGCCGGGGGGGCCAGCCCCGGCGGGCTCCTCGGCTCCGCCCATGGGTCCTCCCATGGGTCACCCGGCGCCGGTCGCGGGATCGCCCCTTGTTCCTCCTGGAGCCCCGGGGGAGACGCGGCCTCCTGTCCCCGCGGCGGTGCCGCCCCGGCCGCCGCAGGCACCTCCCGTGGGAGGGCCCCCCGCGGTGCAAGGCGCGGCTCCGGGCACGGCGCCTCGGCCACCGCCGAGTGCCCCGCAGCCGCCCTCCGCGGGAGCGCCTCGGCCCGTGACGTTGCCCCCGGCTGCGGCCCCTGCTCCGGCAGGGGCTGTGCCCTTGCCCGCTCCCGCGCGAACGACGTTGGCGGGAATTCCCGCCGTGCAGGCGCCGGCCGCAGGAAAGCCCGCCATGCCCGGCCCCATCCCGGGCGCAGCGCCGCCTGGGGCGGTTCCCGCAGGTGCTCGGCCCCCTGTGGCACCTGTGCGGCAAGAGCCTCCGAGCCGGGCGGCGATTCCCACGGTGGGCGCGCAGCCTCCGGTCGCCGCACCTCCAACACCTCCAGCGCCTCCGGTGGCGCCTGTGCGGCAAGAGCCTCCGAGCCGGGCGGCGATCCCCACGGTGGGCGCGCAGCCCCCAGCCGTTGCGCTTGCACCTCCAGTGACGCCTGTGCGGCAGGAGCCCCCGAGCCGGGCGGCGATCCCCACGGTGGGCGCGCAGCCCCCAGCCGTTGCCCCCGCACCTCCGGTGACGCCTGTGCGGCAGGAGCCCCCGAGCCGGGCGGCGATCCCCACGGTGGGCGCGCAGCCCCCAGCCGTTGCGCTTGCACCTCCAGTGACGCCTGTGCGGCAGGAGCCCCCGAGCCGGGTGGCGATCCCCACGGTAGGCGCGCAGCCTCCGGCGGTCTCTCCGGCGCGGCCCGCCCCCCCTGTGCCTTCGGTGCCCTCGGGGCCTCCCGGAGCCACCGCTCAGGTCCCCCATCGGCCATCGATCTCCATGCCCATGGAGTCCCTCTCGGCCCCTCGGCCGGTGCCGCCCGCCGCGCCTCCGGCGCCAGCGTCTTCGCCTCCTGGGGTTGCGCCCGTTCAGCAGGCCACGCCTGCCGTGCCCCCCTCGGGGCCTCGCCCCGTGCCATCGGTGTCTCCCGTGGCCGCGGCGCTCCCGGTGATTGCGTTGCCTCCGCCCGCTTCCGCGCCCGAGTTTCTGGCGGATGCGGAGGGCTCCGCGCCTCAGCCCTTGATTGAGCTGGGAAGCGAGAGCATCGAGGAGCCCGTCGAGCCCGAAGCCTCCCTCGAGGACGCGGAGATCGAAGAAGAGGAGGAAGAGGTCTCCGCAGAGGAGGAGGACACCTCCTCCCTGCCCGAGATCGATCTCGAGGCGGTGTCGGCCTCCGAGCCGTCCGAGGAAGCGCCCGAGGAAGACGAGACAACCGCGTCGGGTGTTTGGTCCCTGGATGGGACCAAGGCCCCGGCCCCGCCACAGGCGGAAGTCCAGGCGGAGGCGCTCGCTTCACCGGAGGAGCCGCCGGTGGAGGAGAAGAAGCGGGCTCCCATCGACCTGGGAGAACTGCCTCCCGAGTCCGAGGAGCCTTTGCAACTCGCGGCCACGTGGGAGTTCGTCACGCAAGGGGCGGGGGCGGAAGTGCACGCTGGCCATGAGACCACCGCCTCGTGGGAGGAGCGCGGCGTGGACCTCGAGACGCCCGTGGCCGCGGCCCCAGAGGGTGCCGGCAGCCCACAGGACGAGGTGGCGCTGGTGCCCACCTGGAGCTTCATGCCGCAGTGGCAGCCCGGGACTCCTGCCGCGCCCACTCCCCCGAGCCCTCCGAAACCTCCCGCCCCGGTGACGGCGCTGCCCGTCCTCGCGCCGGAGCTCGCCACGCCGGAGCCCACCACGCGCCGGTACGGGCTCACGTCCCAGGCCGTGACGACCACGGCGAAGTACGGCACCCTTCCCACGTCGGGCCCCATGCCTGGCTTCCCCGAGGTGGAGACGGACCCCTTCGAGGAGTTCGCGGCGTCGGAGGCCGCGAAGCCCTCGAGCGAAGCGGGGGCTGCTTCCGTCCCCTGGGACGATGAGCCAGAGGACGACAAGGGCTGA
- a CDS encoding undecaprenyl-phosphate glucose phosphotransferase, which produces MFSRLQRFYTSIKVATDVCMLTVAFGLAYATRFIGLIPVKDGIPPLEETAVSLAMALAIFPYTFHQSRLYITNRARTHFGEMFAVFKASITATLILVALTYFTRERYSRLTLALFLGYALVLVSVTRLVLRVALSEVRRRGYNLKTILVIGEGALGRRVVETVREHRELGFRVVGVLAQDPAKVGRRVRGAPVLGEVSEVERILDVWPVDQVVIALPLAEQLVVKDLMEQLALRTVDVKVVPDLYQYITLYGGLEEFGGLPIISLQGDPMDGWSRVAKRAFDIVFSLVAIALTAPFMLVTALLVKLTSRGPILYAQERMGIDGRTFPILKFRTMRTDAEVAGARMASLEDPRRTPIGTFLRKYSIDELPQFFNVLRGDMSLVGPRPERPVFIEEFKRQIPRYHLRHKVKSGITGWAQINGLRGQTSIQKRIEYDLYYIENWSLLMDFKILVRTALGGFLSKNAY; this is translated from the coding sequence GTGTTCAGTCGTCTCCAGCGTTTCTACACGTCCATCAAGGTTGCCACCGACGTCTGCATGCTGACGGTGGCGTTCGGGTTGGCGTACGCCACGCGCTTCATTGGGCTCATCCCCGTCAAGGATGGCATTCCTCCGTTGGAGGAGACGGCCGTCTCGTTGGCGATGGCGCTGGCCATCTTCCCCTACACCTTCCACCAGTCGCGGCTCTACATCACCAACCGCGCGCGCACCCACTTCGGGGAGATGTTCGCGGTCTTCAAGGCCTCCATCACCGCGACGCTCATCCTGGTGGCGCTCACCTACTTCACCCGCGAGCGCTACTCCCGGCTCACGCTGGCGCTGTTTCTGGGCTACGCCCTGGTGCTCGTCTCGGTGACGCGGTTGGTGCTCCGGGTGGCGCTCTCGGAAGTGCGGCGGCGCGGCTACAACTTGAAGACCATCCTCGTCATCGGCGAGGGAGCGTTGGGCCGCCGGGTCGTCGAGACGGTGAGAGAGCACCGCGAGCTGGGCTTCCGGGTGGTGGGGGTGCTTGCGCAGGATCCGGCCAAGGTGGGACGGCGGGTGAGGGGCGCGCCCGTGCTGGGGGAGGTCAGCGAGGTGGAGCGCATCCTCGATGTCTGGCCCGTGGACCAGGTCGTCATCGCGCTGCCGCTCGCGGAGCAGTTGGTGGTGAAGGACCTCATGGAGCAGCTGGCGCTGCGCACCGTGGATGTGAAGGTGGTGCCGGACCTCTACCAGTACATCACCCTCTATGGCGGGCTGGAGGAGTTTGGGGGGCTGCCCATCATCAGCCTCCAGGGCGACCCGATGGATGGCTGGAGCCGGGTGGCCAAGCGCGCCTTCGACATCGTGTTCTCGCTGGTGGCCATCGCGCTGACGGCCCCCTTCATGCTGGTGACGGCGTTGCTGGTGAAGCTCACCAGCCGGGGGCCCATTCTCTATGCCCAGGAGCGCATGGGCATCGATGGGCGCACCTTCCCCATCCTCAAGTTCCGCACCATGCGCACGGACGCGGAGGTGGCCGGCGCCCGGATGGCCAGCCTGGAGGACCCGCGGCGCACGCCCATTGGCACCTTCCTGCGCAAGTACTCCATCGACGAACTGCCGCAGTTCTTCAACGTGCTGCGCGGCGACATGAGCCTGGTGGGGCCGCGTCCCGAGCGCCCGGTCTTCATCGAGGAGTTCAAGCGGCAGATTCCCCGCTACCACCTGAGACACAAGGTGAAGTCGGGCATTACGGGTTGGGCGCAGATCAACGGGCTGCGCGGGCAGACGTCCATCCAGAAGCGGATCGAGTACGATCTGTACTACATCGAGAACTGGTCGCTGTTGATGGATTTTAAGATTCTGGTGCGCACGGCCCTGGGCGGTTTCCTGTCCAAGAACGCGTACTGA
- a CDS encoding glycosyltransferase: protein MKVALVHDWLVTLRGGERVLEALCGLFPGADIYTLIHQPGTMPPLIEDRRIYTSFLQDIPGIHTRYRHFLPLFPRAIESFRLEGYGLVLSSSHCVAKGIRKPPGARHLGYIHAPMRYMWDLFDDYFGPGRASLPVRTAARSVRPWLQRWDRRTSAGVDRFVANSQHIAGKIHRFWGREASVVHPPVALERFCAGPLEGTGQGGYFLWLGAFAPYKRLDIALEAFRALEAELWVVGTGQEASKLTSGALPPHIRFLGNVPDAELPTLYRNARALLFTGEEDFGITPLEAQATGRPVIAYAKGGVLETVTPRTGLFFSEQTPEALATAVRQFDDWERAFVPAEARAQAQRFSRQAFLHGMEAEVEALLRSPVVR from the coding sequence GTGAAGGTTGCCCTGGTTCATGACTGGCTCGTCACGCTGCGCGGTGGTGAGCGCGTCCTCGAAGCGCTCTGCGGGCTGTTCCCCGGGGCGGACATCTATACGCTCATCCACCAGCCCGGGACGATGCCGCCCCTCATCGAGGACCGGCGCATCTACACCTCCTTCCTCCAGGACATCCCCGGCATCCACACCCGCTACCGGCACTTCCTGCCCCTCTTTCCCCGCGCCATCGAGTCCTTTCGCCTGGAGGGGTATGGGCTGGTGCTCTCCTCCAGCCACTGTGTCGCCAAGGGGATCCGCAAGCCGCCAGGGGCCCGGCACCTGGGCTACATCCATGCGCCCATGCGGTACATGTGGGATCTCTTCGACGACTACTTCGGGCCGGGCCGGGCCTCGTTGCCCGTGCGCACGGCCGCACGCTCCGTGAGGCCCTGGCTTCAGCGGTGGGATCGGCGCACCTCCGCCGGGGTCGACCGCTTCGTCGCCAACAGCCAGCACATCGCCGGGAAGATCCACCGCTTCTGGGGGCGGGAGGCCAGCGTCGTCCACCCACCGGTGGCTCTGGAGCGCTTCTGTGCTGGGCCGCTCGAGGGAACGGGGCAGGGGGGTTACTTCCTGTGGCTGGGGGCCTTCGCCCCCTATAAGCGGCTCGACATTGCCCTGGAGGCCTTCCGCGCCTTGGAGGCGGAGCTCTGGGTGGTGGGCACGGGGCAGGAGGCCTCGAAGCTCACTTCGGGCGCCTTGCCGCCCCACATCCGCTTTCTCGGCAATGTGCCGGACGCGGAGCTGCCCACGCTCTACCGCAACGCCCGGGCGCTCCTCTTCACCGGAGAAGAGGACTTTGGCATCACGCCCCTGGAGGCGCAGGCCACAGGTCGGCCCGTCATCGCCTACGCGAAAGGAGGGGTGCTGGAGACGGTCACGCCGCGCACCGGCCTCTTCTTCTCCGAGCAGACGCCCGAGGCCCTCGCCACCGCCGTGCGCCAGTTCGATGACTGGGAACGGGCCTTCGTGCCCGCGGAGGCCCGCGCGCAGGCACAGCGCTTTTCCCGGCAAGCCTTCCTGCACGGGATGGAGGCAGAGGTCGAGGCGCTCCTTCGCTCGCCTGTCGTCAGATAA
- a CDS encoding glycosyltransferase family 4 protein gives MVQGRLHGIARYALELARRLPALAPDLHFMGLTAPEGLPPGLGELTPSLPLHRSRAGFLSPLKEQPALLMDLLKLAPDVFHATSFSLPGLWNGKLVATLHDANHLALPANYSPIHTLYYRLIVGPRSRQASALLTVSEFSREELARHLGLTPYRFQVIAPGVDGHYRPPSPSEAKAFLERHHLPPRYLAAVGNAKAHKNLGLLAKLAPELPVPLVLLAGKGAAKALGFPASTVEMAELPEAEMPLFYGAAKALLLPSRYEGFGLPVLEAMASGCPVLASNTSALPEVAGQAALLLPPEDLSAWRDTTLRLLRDEALRRTLVEKGRERSAHFTWEDCARRTLAAYRRVLEKQAPRPS, from the coding sequence ATGGTCCAAGGCCGGCTGCACGGCATCGCGCGGTATGCCCTGGAGCTGGCACGAAGGCTGCCGGCGCTCGCGCCCGACCTCCACTTCATGGGCCTCACGGCGCCGGAAGGATTGCCCCCGGGGCTGGGCGAGCTGACCCCTTCTCTGCCGTTGCACCGGAGCCGGGCGGGCTTCCTGTCGCCCTTGAAGGAGCAGCCCGCGCTGCTCATGGACTTGCTGAAGCTCGCGCCAGATGTCTTTCACGCCACCTCGTTCTCGCTGCCGGGGCTGTGGAACGGAAAGCTGGTGGCCACGCTCCATGACGCGAACCACCTGGCGCTGCCCGCCAACTACAGCCCGATCCACACGCTCTACTACCGGCTCATCGTGGGGCCGCGCTCCCGGCAGGCCTCCGCGCTGCTGACCGTCTCCGAGTTCTCTCGCGAGGAGCTGGCCAGGCATCTGGGCCTGACGCCGTACCGGTTCCAGGTCATCGCCCCCGGGGTGGATGGGCACTACCGGCCGCCCTCTCCTTCCGAGGCCAAGGCCTTCCTCGAGCGGCACCACCTCCCCCCGCGCTACCTCGCGGCCGTCGGCAACGCCAAGGCCCACAAGAACCTCGGACTGCTCGCGAAGCTGGCCCCAGAGCTTCCGGTGCCCCTCGTGCTGCTGGCGGGCAAGGGGGCCGCGAAAGCTCTCGGCTTCCCCGCCTCCACGGTGGAGATGGCGGAGCTCCCGGAAGCAGAGATGCCCCTCTTCTATGGGGCGGCGAAGGCGCTGCTGCTCCCCTCTCGCTACGAAGGCTTCGGCCTGCCCGTGCTGGAGGCCATGGCCTCGGGCTGCCCAGTCCTGGCGTCAAACACCTCCGCCCTGCCCGAAGTGGCGGGACAGGCCGCCTTGCTGCTCCCCCCCGAGGACCTCTCCGCGTGGCGCGACACCACGCTGCGCCTGCTCCGGGACGAAGCCCTGCGCCGGACACTCGTGGAGAAAGGCCGGGAGCGCTCCGCCCACTTCACCTGGGAGGACTGCGCGCGCCGGACACTCGCCGCCTACCGCCGCGTCCTGGAAAAGCAGGCGCCTCGCCCTTCATGA
- a CDS encoding glycosyltransferase 87 family protein, translating to MTAADPLSVDARPASRAPQWAFWALLLVLGVMAVVLGQHPRRGVDFRVYLLAAERFLMGSDLYPVSDGVMPFKYAPLTAPLFLPFTVLPARVAAALWNLGLVAALAAVVRLTLRPASPQEGQEAWPWAPVLATLALLPALRLEFFYGQVDAVLLLLLALTAVGAEKGRTWGPAVAFAVSVLLKPPAALLALFLLARRHGRVLAASVGVGLVLLVPALARYGLEGLLEQTHDWLDTLARTTPPWALGANAQGLPTLLLSFMVPSEPMPSGAAISLAQVLALAVFVGVLAWSRPGPMALFALCCLGVTLLSPLAWRANFVMAWPLLRLAAEKRTWGGLALVALAGLVGIVSSEFVIGVEPSQQVLLWRPYAIVFTALMLWASWASRRGASPFPS from the coding sequence ATGACGGCTGCTGACCCCCTGAGCGTGGATGCACGCCCGGCTTCCCGGGCTCCGCAGTGGGCTTTCTGGGCGCTCCTGTTGGTGCTCGGGGTGATGGCGGTGGTGCTGGGACAGCACCCCCGGCGGGGCGTGGACTTTCGCGTCTACCTGCTGGCCGCCGAGCGCTTCCTGATGGGCTCGGATCTCTATCCCGTCTCGGATGGCGTCATGCCCTTCAAGTACGCGCCCCTGACGGCCCCCTTGTTCCTGCCCTTCACGGTGTTGCCCGCGCGTGTCGCGGCCGCCCTCTGGAACCTGGGCCTGGTGGCCGCGCTGGCGGCCGTGGTCCGGCTCACCCTCCGTCCGGCATCCCCGCAGGAAGGCCAGGAGGCCTGGCCCTGGGCGCCCGTGCTCGCCACGCTGGCGCTGCTCCCCGCGCTCCGGCTCGAGTTCTTCTACGGCCAGGTGGATGCCGTGCTGTTGCTGCTGCTGGCCCTCACCGCGGTGGGGGCGGAGAAGGGCCGGACGTGGGGGCCCGCGGTGGCGTTCGCCGTGTCCGTGCTGCTCAAGCCTCCCGCGGCGCTGCTGGCCTTGTTCCTCCTGGCGCGCCGCCACGGGCGGGTGCTCGCCGCCAGCGTGGGCGTGGGGCTCGTGCTCCTGGTGCCTGCTCTGGCGCGCTACGGGCTCGAGGGGTTGCTAGAGCAAACCCATGACTGGCTGGACACGCTCGCGCGCACCACGCCCCCGTGGGCCCTGGGGGCCAATGCCCAGGGGCTGCCCACCTTGCTGCTCTCGTTCATGGTGCCCAGCGAGCCGATGCCCTCGGGGGCGGCGATCTCCCTGGCGCAGGTCCTGGCCCTGGCCGTGTTCGTGGGCGTGTTGGCCTGGAGCCGTCCCGGCCCCATGGCGCTGTTTGCCCTCTGTTGCCTTGGGGTGACGCTGCTCTCCCCGTTGGCCTGGCGTGCCAACTTCGTCATGGCCTGGCCGCTGCTGCGGCTCGCGGCGGAGAAGCGGACCTGGGGCGGGCTGGCGCTGGTGGCCTTGGCGGGCCTCGTGGGGATTGTCAGCTCGGAGTTCGTGATCGGCGTGGAGCCCTCACAGCAGGTTCTGCTCTGGCGCCCCTATGCGATCGTCTTCACGGCGCTGATGCTGTGGGCGTCTTGGGCGTCGCGCCGGGGAGCGTCCCCGTTCCCCTCATGA
- a CDS encoding O-antigen ligase family protein — protein MGVRRAVTFIFALWALGLVLGELVQQVAAGAAVLCACVLAFRQQLPLASDVKAYVRASMALTAWQLISPAIALLTGAADRWPRGARYGQVLDTMAGAAVASVGVAGVPWLLLGALILGGWVLSVGLGLFQHLVRWPWEPPSLLKLNLARLHENFGTEEHPRYAAGGFFFHRLRFSHGAIAILGPALAVMAKGRLVWLRWLATASVCALLIAPYTAFARAALLTGLTVCAVSLALLVRGTPRKVGLALAAVLVCVVMATPAWRARLGKAVENLWGGERALAMSVGWRLVKEHPLVGVGFGNHKPAALATQAETGITDLLSTDSHNLWLTIWAETGLVGLVLWAAVHALLVRALIHRHQAGSVAATGALLSFVGFHVLALVHYLPFHSSVHLSFSFVWGLGLCEWESRERNAQPLDASNGRVQDEGMRPDDGC, from the coding sequence ATGGGAGTGCGTCGCGCCGTCACCTTCATTTTCGCTTTGTGGGCCCTCGGGCTGGTCCTTGGAGAACTCGTCCAGCAGGTGGCGGCTGGCGCGGCGGTGCTGTGCGCATGTGTGCTGGCGTTCCGCCAGCAGCTCCCCCTGGCTTCGGATGTGAAAGCCTATGTGCGGGCTTCGATGGCGCTGACCGCATGGCAGTTGATCTCCCCGGCCATCGCCCTCCTGACGGGCGCGGCGGACCGCTGGCCGCGAGGGGCCCGTTATGGGCAGGTGCTGGACACGATGGCGGGGGCGGCGGTGGCCTCGGTGGGCGTCGCGGGGGTGCCATGGTTGCTGCTTGGCGCGCTCATCCTGGGCGGGTGGGTGCTGTCCGTGGGGCTGGGGCTGTTCCAGCACCTGGTGCGCTGGCCCTGGGAGCCGCCCTCGCTCCTGAAGCTGAACCTGGCGCGGCTCCACGAGAACTTCGGCACCGAGGAGCATCCCCGCTATGCGGCGGGGGGCTTTTTCTTCCATCGGCTGCGCTTCTCGCATGGCGCCATCGCGATCCTGGGGCCCGCGTTGGCCGTGATGGCCAAGGGACGGTTGGTGTGGCTCCGGTGGCTGGCCACGGCAAGCGTCTGCGCCCTGCTGATTGCCCCCTATACCGCGTTCGCGCGCGCGGCGCTGTTGACCGGGTTGACGGTGTGTGCCGTGTCGCTGGCATTGCTGGTCCGGGGCACTCCCCGGAAGGTGGGGCTGGCCTTGGCCGCGGTGTTGGTGTGCGTGGTGATGGCCACCCCCGCGTGGCGGGCGCGCTTGGGCAAGGCGGTGGAGAACCTCTGGGGGGGCGAGCGGGCGCTGGCGATGTCCGTGGGCTGGCGGCTCGTGAAGGAGCATCCGCTGGTGGGGGTAGGGTTTGGCAACCACAAGCCGGCGGCACTCGCGACCCAGGCCGAGACGGGCATCACGGATCTCCTGTCCACGGATTCACACAACCTGTGGCTCACGATCTGGGCGGAGACGGGGCTGGTGGGGCTCGTGCTGTGGGCTGCCGTCCATGCCCTGCTGGTGCGGGCGTTGATCCATCGGCACCAGGCGGGCTCGGTCGCGGCCACGGGCGCGCTGTTGTCGTTCGTGGGATTTCACGTGCTCGCGTTGGTCCACTACCTGCCGTTCCACTCCAGCGTTCACCTGTCCTTCTCGTTCGTCTGGGGGTTGGGCCTGTGCGAGTGGGAGTCCCGGGAACGCAATGCGCAACCCTTGGACGCGTCCAATGGACGGGTCCAGGACGAGGGGATGAGACCCGATGACGGCTGCTGA
- a CDS encoding LptF/LptG family permease, whose product MRGTLFRYVARLYARFAVGILAALLTVFLVVDFVDRSRAYTGEGWVLAVLELYWNKALVTTQLLGPAALLLAAGAAVSTLRKRGEVTALRALTFGPASLYLPVGAVALAACLGLIAFDERVVAQASRRVDEITTQRFNRWGDWRLYYTPKQWFRRGEHVFFLRSGSAQEGFRDVAILTLTADFKLARRLDADTMVPLEGNRWRLTGVVERSFSPDGRTAVSAAPEAEYDLGVPARSFLIRPGRPEQMRLPELREQISARTEVGLDSRQYELALYNRFAYPMAGLPAALVAVGLALRPNRKGHLTVAIVEGLLIAMAMWGLIVVSKTLVTTERMAPGLAAWLPSGVLVVVATVLWLRREGWLFPPRRPASSLAR is encoded by the coding sequence GTGAGGGGGACGCTCTTCCGCTACGTGGCCCGGCTCTACGCGCGGTTCGCGGTGGGCATCCTCGCCGCGTTGCTCACGGTGTTCCTGGTGGTGGACTTCGTGGACCGGTCGCGCGCCTACACGGGGGAGGGGTGGGTCCTTGCCGTGCTGGAGCTGTACTGGAACAAGGCCCTGGTGACGACACAGTTGCTGGGCCCCGCGGCCCTGCTGCTGGCGGCGGGGGCCGCCGTGTCCACCCTGCGCAAGCGTGGCGAGGTGACGGCGCTGCGCGCGTTGACGTTCGGCCCCGCGTCGCTCTACCTGCCCGTGGGGGCGGTGGCGCTGGCCGCGTGCTTGGGGCTCATCGCCTTCGATGAGCGGGTGGTCGCCCAGGCCAGCCGGCGGGTGGATGAAATCACCACCCAGCGCTTCAACCGGTGGGGAGACTGGCGGCTCTACTACACGCCCAAGCAGTGGTTCCGGCGGGGAGAGCACGTCTTCTTCCTGCGCAGCGGCAGCGCGCAGGAGGGCTTCCGGGACGTGGCCATCCTGACGCTCACCGCCGACTTCAAGCTCGCGCGCCGGTTGGATGCGGACACGATGGTGCCCCTGGAAGGAAACCGCTGGCGCCTCACGGGGGTCGTGGAGCGCTCGTTTTCGCCCGATGGACGCACTGCGGTATCGGCCGCGCCCGAGGCGGAGTACGACCTGGGGGTCCCCGCGCGCTCGTTCCTCATCCGGCCGGGCCGGCCCGAGCAGATGCGGCTGCCCGAGCTGCGCGAACAAATTTCCGCCCGCACCGAGGTCGGCCTGGACTCACGTCAATACGAACTGGCGCTGTACAACCGCTTCGCCTACCCGATGGCCGGTCTGCCGGCGGCCCTGGTGGCGGTGGGTCTGGCGCTGCGGCCCAACCGCAAGGGTCACCTGACGGTGGCGATCGTCGAGGGGCTGCTCATTGCGATGGCCATGTGGGGGCTGATCGTGGTGTCCAAAACGCTGGTGACGACAGAGCGGATGGCGCCTGGGCTGGCCGCTTGGTTGCCCTCCGGGGTGCTGGTGGTGGTGGCCACGGTGCTCTGGTTGCGCAGAGAAGGCTGGCTGTTCCCGCCAAGGCGTCCGGCGTCCTCCCTGGCGCGATAG